Part of the Sphingomonadaceae bacterium OTU29LAMAA1 genome, CCTGCACCGCGCGGACCTCCATGCCGTAATAGGCGAGCCGCTCCGCCGCCGTCATGGCACCCAGCGTGGCCTCGTCATGCTCGATGCCCGACAGGATGAAGTTGCGGCCGATCAGGATGCCCGTGATCGCGCCGACCGGGTTGGCGGCCTGCGCCCAGTTCAGCCGCCGCGCCGCAGCGGCGGGATCGCCGAGTTCGGTCATCAACGGATTCGCCGCCGTCTCCAGAAACGCGAGGCCCGACGCGATCACGAACAGCGCCAGCAGGAACAGCGCATACAGGCTGCCCTCCGCCGCCGGATAGAACAGCAATGCGCCGCAGCCGTAGAGGATCAGGCCGGTGACGATCGCCGCCTTGTACCCGCGCGCGCTCATCAGCATCGCTGCGGGGATCGCGAACAGGAAATAGCCGAAATAGAATACTTGCTGGACGAAGCTGGTGCCGAAATCCGACAGCGCGAACGCCTTCCTGAACTGCGCGATCAGGATGTCGTTGAGGTTGTTCGCCATCCCCCACAGGAAGAACAGGCTGACCGTCAGCACGATGGCGGCGGTGTAGCGCGGTTTGGTCTGTCCGGCGGTCACGGTCGGCATGGCGTGGGTCCTAGCTGAGAGCGCGATCGAGGTGGACGTAGCCGCCGTCGGGGACGATCCATTGCCCGGTGGTGTGCGTGGCGCGGTCCGACAGCAGGAAGACGACCGTGTCGGCGATCTCGCGATCGGTCGTCATGCGATGGCCGAGCGGGATGCGCGCGGCGATCCGGTCCAGCTGTGCGTCGGGATCGTCCGTCGTCTCGATCCAGCGGCGGTACAGCGGTGTCATCACCTCCGCCGGCAGCACGGCGTTGACGCGGATGCCGTCCTTCGCCAGCGCCGCCGCCCATTCCCGTGTCAGCCCGAGTTGCGCCGCCTTGGCTGCGGCATAGCCGCTGGTGCCGCCCTGTCCGGTCAGTGCGACCTTGGACGAGATGTTGACGATCGACCCGCGCGCCGTCCGCAGATGCGGCAGGCAATGATGCGCCATGCCGTAATAATGAAACAGGTTCGCCCGCAGCGAGGCGGCGAAGGCATCCACCCCGGCGTCCAGCCCGACACTGTCGTTAGCGCCGGCGTTGTTGACCAGAGCATGGATGTGGCCGAACCGGTCGACGACCTGCGCCACCGCGCGGGCGCAGGCGTCGTCGTCGGCAAGGTCGACCTGAACGAACAGCGACTGCGGTTGCAGCGTCGCCAGCCCGGCGGCGAATTCGTTGTCGAGGGGACTGCGACCGAGGATGACCGGGATCGCGCCCTCTTCGGCCAGCACGGTCGATATCGCACCGCCGATCCCCGATCCGCCGCCGGTCACGACGACGACCCTGTCCGCCAACCCCAGCTTCATGCCGCGACGGGGGGCACGAAGCGATAGCGGTCGAGCGAGGCGGGCTTCATCTCGATCGAGAATCCCGGTCGCGTCGGCGGCATGTAGGCGGCGTTCCGGACCACGCAGGGATCGACGAAATGCTCATGCAGATGATCGACATATTCCGCCACGCGTCCCTCCATCGTGCCCGAGACCACGACATAGTCGATCATCGAGAGATGCTGGACATATTCGCACAGGCCGACCCCGCCGGCGTGCGGACAGACCGGCAGGTCGTATTTCGCGGCGAGCAGCAGCACCGCCAGCACCTCGTTGACGCCGCCCAGCCGGCAGGCGTCGATCTGGACCACGTCGATCGCGCCCGCAGCCATGAACTGTTTGAACATGATGCGGTTCTGGCACATCTCACCGGTGGCGACCTTGACCTCGCCGATGCCGCGGCGGATCGCGGCATGCCCCAGCACGTCGTCGGGGCTGGTCGGTTCCTCGATGAACCACGGATCGGCGAAGGCGAGCGCGCGGACCCAGTCGATCGCCTCGGACACCTCCCAGATCTGGTTGGCATCGATCATCAGCCGCACGTCCGGACCCGCCGCCTCTCGCGCGATCCTGAGGCGCCGGATATCGTCGTCCAGATCGCGACCGACCTTCAGCTTGACGTGGCGGAAGCCGGCATCGACGGCTTCGCGCACCAGCCGCCGCAGCTTGTCGTCGTCATAGCCGAGCCATCCCGCGGATGTCGTGTAGCAGGGATAGCCCTGCGCCTCGATCGTCGCGATCCGATCCGCCTTGCCGTCCGCTTTCGTACGCAGCAGCGCCAGGGCGTCGTCAGGCGTCAGGCAGTCGGTCAGATAGCGGAAATCGATCGCGCGCACGAACTCCTCGGGTGTGAAATCGGCGACCAGCCGCCACAGCGGCTTGCCCGCATGCCTGGCCCACAGGTCCCAGACCGCGTTGACGACGGCACCCGTCGCCAGATGCATTGCGCCCTTGTCGGGGCCGATCCAGCGCAACTGGCTGTCGGCGGTGACATGCCGCCAGAAACGGCCCGGATCGGCGATGATCCAGTCGAGGTCCAGCCCGACGACAAGATGGCGCATCGCCTCGATCGCGGCGACGCAGATGTCGTTGCCGCGGCCGATGGTGAAGGTCAGCCCATGCCCCTCCAGCCCCGGGCGGTCGGTCTCCAGCACCACATAGGCGGCGGAATA contains:
- a CDS encoding SDR family oxidoreductase; amino-acid sequence: MKLGLADRVVVVTGGGSGIGGAISTVLAEEGAIPVILGRSPLDNEFAAGLATLQPQSLFVQVDLADDDACARAVAQVVDRFGHIHALVNNAGANDSVGLDAGVDAFAASLRANLFHYYGMAHHCLPHLRTARGSIVNISSKVALTGQGGTSGYAAAKAAQLGLTREWAAALAKDGIRVNAVLPAEVMTPLYRRWIETTDDPDAQLDRIAARIPLGHRMTTDREIADTVVFLLSDRATHTTGQWIVPDGGYVHLDRALS
- a CDS encoding L-fuconate dehydratase, which codes for MTRITALRTQDIRFPTSQSLDGSDAMNPDPDYSAAYVVLETDRPGLEGHGLTFTIGRGNDICVAAIEAMRHLVVGLDLDWIIADPGRFWRHVTADSQLRWIGPDKGAMHLATGAVVNAVWDLWARHAGKPLWRLVADFTPEEFVRAIDFRYLTDCLTPDDALALLRTKADGKADRIATIEAQGYPCYTTSAGWLGYDDDKLRRLVREAVDAGFRHVKLKVGRDLDDDIRRLRIAREAAGPDVRLMIDANQIWEVSEAIDWVRALAFADPWFIEEPTSPDDVLGHAAIRRGIGEVKVATGEMCQNRIMFKQFMAAGAIDVVQIDACRLGGVNEVLAVLLLAAKYDLPVCPHAGGVGLCEYVQHLSMIDYVVVSGTMEGRVAEYVDHLHEHFVDPCVVRNAAYMPPTRPGFSIEMKPASLDRYRFVPPVAA